In one Streptomyces sp. NBC_01241 genomic region, the following are encoded:
- a CDS encoding MarR family winged helix-turn-helix transcriptional regulator produces the protein MTDDIVASVVRQWQAVNPELDTGPMELIGRINRCAALLQQAEDAPLRAAGLTRAEFDLLGAVRRTDRELTPGELARETFSSGAAVTKRLRVLQERGLVERRSDVRDRRVAHVRLTEEGREMVDRLLPRQLAYERTVLSGLDEQARSRLSAQLSELLVQLEGRIGGAGR, from the coding sequence GTGACCGACGACATCGTCGCCTCGGTGGTACGGCAGTGGCAGGCCGTCAACCCGGAGCTGGACACCGGACCGATGGAACTCATCGGCCGCATCAACCGCTGCGCGGCCCTGCTCCAGCAGGCGGAGGACGCCCCGTTGCGCGCCGCCGGCCTGACCCGCGCCGAGTTCGACCTGCTCGGCGCGGTACGCCGTACCGACCGCGAGCTCACCCCCGGCGAGCTGGCCAGGGAGACGTTCTCCTCCGGTGCCGCCGTCACCAAGCGCCTGCGGGTCCTTCAGGAACGGGGCCTCGTCGAGCGCCGCAGCGACGTCCGCGACCGGCGCGTCGCCCATGTCCGCCTCACCGAGGAGGGACGCGAGATGGTCGATCGGCTGCTGCCGCGCCAGCTGGCGTACGAACGCACGGTGCTGTCCGGTCTCGACGAGCAGGCCCGCAGCCGACTCAGCGCTCAGCTCAGCGAGTTGCTGGTGCAGTTGGAGGGGCGTATCGGCGGTGCCGGACGCTGA
- a CDS encoding FUSC family protein, which translates to MSDTTIRSRRASVRRLPLAAPLRLARPSDMWFKPALSVVVATAVPDLVLFAMDRLDLVMYTMAGSLCALYGHNLPYARRARAVAGVVVSMVIGLAISLVAASLTGSTAVLIAVGALLAAGQKVLCDATRIGPPGPLIFTFITSAALFAPQHLGQVPGHLALTLAAGAVSWLVAVGPAAIRREGPERRATARALDAAAAYVTAPGHRTRHAAVAAVHAAWQALLAAGRPTPVRRALERLVVHAEAVLAGGVLGDFPGGPLSAAAPTTAVDPDRLRAWAGQTRARGPVPTAPTAPGAAEQLFGTEAERAARRTEGRRDARRTLLRSLAPGSPLLPIGARALIGCALAGYVSQAAGVGRPYWAIVTAASLYQANVTLTWNRALQRTLGNLLGVLVFAAVLPVSRTGPLALIGFCLLFGFAAEALITRNYWLGSIAVTPMALLVLEFGGTQPAGELIGDRVLDTVIGAAVGLLAAVLVTNRRATGHLEKALTATDRARAHAVHALAAPQPTPAALDAARRRLTGSLVELREAHDTAAGEWWQRARPQEQVLAAEQAGHRTLAATAKRQGLIAPAQENGAV; encoded by the coding sequence GTGAGTGATACAACCATCCGGTCCCGTCGGGCCTCCGTCCGCAGACTCCCGCTGGCGGCCCCCCTGCGCCTCGCCCGGCCCTCGGACATGTGGTTCAAACCGGCGCTGAGCGTGGTCGTCGCCACCGCCGTACCGGATCTGGTGCTGTTCGCCATGGACCGACTGGACCTCGTGATGTACACGATGGCCGGTTCGCTCTGTGCGCTGTACGGCCACAACCTCCCGTACGCCCGCCGGGCCCGCGCCGTCGCCGGAGTCGTCGTCTCCATGGTCATCGGCCTGGCGATATCCCTGGTCGCGGCCTCGCTCACCGGATCGACCGCCGTGCTGATCGCGGTGGGCGCACTCCTCGCGGCCGGACAGAAGGTGCTCTGCGACGCCACCCGCATCGGCCCGCCCGGACCATTGATCTTCACGTTCATCACCTCGGCCGCGCTCTTCGCCCCGCAGCACCTCGGGCAGGTCCCGGGCCACCTCGCGCTGACCCTGGCCGCGGGCGCGGTCTCCTGGCTGGTCGCGGTCGGCCCCGCGGCGATCCGCAGGGAGGGCCCCGAGCGCCGGGCGACCGCCCGCGCACTCGACGCGGCCGCGGCATACGTCACTGCACCCGGCCACCGCACCCGGCATGCCGCGGTCGCCGCCGTGCACGCGGCCTGGCAGGCCCTGCTCGCCGCCGGACGCCCCACCCCCGTACGCCGGGCGCTCGAACGCCTCGTCGTCCACGCCGAAGCCGTCCTCGCCGGCGGCGTCCTCGGCGACTTCCCGGGCGGCCCCCTCTCCGCCGCCGCCCCCACCACGGCCGTCGATCCGGACCGGCTGCGCGCCTGGGCCGGGCAGACCCGTGCCCGCGGACCCGTCCCCACCGCGCCGACCGCCCCGGGTGCGGCGGAGCAACTGTTCGGCACCGAGGCCGAACGGGCCGCCCGGCGCACCGAAGGCCGCCGCGACGCCCGCCGCACACTGCTGCGCAGCCTCGCCCCGGGCTCCCCGCTACTGCCCATCGGCGCCCGCGCGCTCATCGGCTGCGCCCTCGCCGGATACGTCTCCCAGGCGGCCGGTGTCGGCCGCCCCTACTGGGCGATCGTCACCGCGGCCTCTCTCTACCAGGCCAATGTGACCCTGACCTGGAACCGAGCCCTCCAGCGGACCCTCGGAAATCTGCTCGGCGTCCTCGTCTTCGCCGCCGTCCTCCCGGTCAGCCGCACCGGCCCCCTGGCCCTCATCGGCTTCTGCCTGCTCTTCGGCTTCGCGGCCGAGGCCCTGATCACCCGCAACTACTGGCTCGGCTCCATCGCCGTCACCCCGATGGCCCTGCTGGTCCTGGAATTCGGCGGCACCCAACCGGCCGGTGAGCTCATCGGAGACCGGGTCCTGGACACCGTGATCGGCGCCGCGGTGGGCCTGCTTGCCGCCGTGCTGGTGACGAACCGCCGGGCCACCGGTCACCTGGAGAAGGCCCTCACCGCCACCGATCGGGCGCGTGCCCACGCCGTGCACGCGCTGGCCGCCCCGCAGCCCACGCCCGCCGCCCTCGACGCCGCCCGTCGCAGGCTGACCGGTTCGCTCGTCGAGCTGCGCGAAGCCCATGACACCGCGGCGGGCGAATGGTGGCAGCGCGCCCGTCCCCAGGAGCAGGTCCTTGCAGCCGAGCAGGCCGGACACCGTACGCTCGCGGCGACAGCAAAGCGGCAGGGGCTGATCGCCCCCGCCCAGGAGAACGGAGCGGTGTGA
- a CDS encoding DUF742 domain-containing protein gives MNSPRRECREADPALSDPERLYVITGDPDGSERAPLDLVTMVVAKARPTPTVQPEQAVILRLCQAPLSVAEISAYLGLPFSVVTSLLTELLAADLIESRAPIVRATLPDRSLLEAVMHGLQKL, from the coding sequence ATGAATTCTCCCCGACGAGAATGCCGAGAGGCCGATCCGGCACTGAGCGATCCGGAACGGCTGTACGTGATCACCGGCGATCCCGACGGCAGCGAGCGGGCGCCGCTCGACCTGGTCACGATGGTCGTCGCGAAGGCCCGGCCGACGCCGACGGTCCAGCCCGAGCAGGCCGTGATCCTGCGGCTCTGCCAGGCGCCCTTATCCGTTGCCGAGATCTCGGCGTACCTCGGTCTGCCCTTCAGCGTGGTGACATCGCTCCTCACGGAACTCCTCGCGGCCGACCTCATCGAATCGCGCGCGCCCATCGTCCGCGCCACCCTCCCGGACAGGTCCCTTCTCGAAGCGGTGATGCATGGACTTCAGAAGCTCTGA
- a CDS encoding sensor histidine kinase: MVRVESPPIEREIPVVRAMLLPVLLMGGATAAGVALVSAAARIPVVWCGALATVVVTALTVRLARRTRDMRAQRAAYERRFADLERRIATHDDETVRISKELLPAAIHRLRVGNSPEEVLRDVVDADEAYRDLPDAQRTLVYTVLNIIDNEEAMRDSAQRAFVNVARRVQAIVHRQASELREMEEHHGRNPDVFDDLLRIDHGTALIGRLADSIAVLGGARPSRQWPKPVPLFSVLRGAMSRILEYPRIDLHSIAKVAVIGTAVEPLIHACAELLDNATRYSPPQTRVHVTAVEVQTGIAIEIEDGGVSLSEEARSRAENMLARAQAGSNMNDLGESPRLGMAVVGRLARMYDLQVSLRQSAYGGVRAVLIVPRAMITTGPAPGIAHGIGATSRPTSDIDQEAMKHVVPPRRKPRPVAQRPATGPVAPVAPVTRPVLPATTMEDDVPVVTEWTAGGLPQRRSRGRAPLGSHNLPAQPVNPTAGQRNGHANGHGGTDSGREQPPGLWLEAFTNAVNGVPQDPKTDEDSDDSWDKGDLK; this comes from the coding sequence ATGGTTCGTGTTGAATCACCGCCGATCGAACGAGAAATCCCGGTCGTCCGCGCCATGTTGCTGCCCGTGCTTCTGATGGGCGGCGCAACCGCCGCCGGGGTGGCGCTGGTTTCCGCGGCCGCGCGGATACCAGTTGTCTGGTGCGGCGCGCTCGCCACCGTCGTGGTCACCGCACTCACCGTTCGACTCGCCCGCCGGACACGCGATATGCGCGCCCAGCGCGCAGCGTACGAACGGCGCTTCGCCGACCTGGAACGGCGCATCGCCACCCACGACGACGAGACCGTGCGGATCAGCAAGGAGCTCCTGCCGGCCGCCATTCACCGGCTACGGGTCGGCAATTCACCCGAAGAGGTGCTCCGGGACGTCGTCGACGCGGACGAGGCGTACCGCGACCTCCCCGACGCCCAACGCACCCTCGTCTACACGGTGCTGAACATCATCGACAACGAAGAGGCGATGCGCGACTCCGCGCAGCGCGCCTTCGTCAACGTCGCCCGGCGCGTCCAGGCGATCGTCCACCGCCAGGCGAGTGAACTGCGGGAGATGGAGGAGCACCACGGGCGCAACCCCGACGTCTTCGACGACCTGCTCCGCATCGACCACGGCACCGCGCTGATCGGCCGTCTCGCCGACTCCATCGCGGTTCTCGGCGGTGCCCGTCCCAGCCGCCAGTGGCCCAAGCCCGTACCGTTGTTCAGCGTGCTGCGCGGCGCCATGTCGCGCATCCTGGAGTACCCGCGGATCGATCTGCACTCGATCGCCAAGGTCGCCGTCATCGGCACGGCCGTCGAGCCGCTCATCCACGCCTGTGCCGAACTCCTCGACAACGCCACGCGCTACTCGCCGCCGCAGACCCGGGTGCACGTCACCGCCGTCGAGGTGCAGACCGGCATCGCCATCGAGATCGAGGACGGCGGCGTCTCGCTCAGCGAGGAGGCCCGGTCACGGGCCGAGAACATGCTCGCCCGGGCCCAGGCCGGCTCCAACATGAACGACCTCGGCGAGTCCCCCCGGCTCGGCATGGCCGTCGTCGGACGGCTCGCGCGGATGTACGACCTCCAGGTCTCGCTGCGGCAGTCCGCCTACGGCGGTGTCCGCGCCGTGCTCATCGTGCCCCGCGCGATGATCACCACCGGCCCCGCTCCCGGTATCGCCCACGGCATCGGCGCCACGTCGAGGCCCACCAGCGACATCGACCAGGAGGCGATGAAGCACGTCGTGCCGCCCCGCCGCAAGCCCCGCCCCGTGGCCCAGCGCCCCGCCACCGGACCCGTCGCACCCGTCGCACCCGTCACCCGGCCTGTGCTCCCCGCGACCACCATGGAGGACGACGTCCCCGTGGTGACCGAGTGGACCGCCGGAGGGCTCCCGCAACGCCGCAGCCGCGGCCGCGCCCCCCTGGGCTCGCACAACCTCCCCGCACAGCCCGTCAACCCCACCGCAGGACAGCGCAACGGCCACGCCAACGGCCACGGCGGGACCGACAGCGGCAGGGAACAGCCCCCCGGACTCTGGCTGGAGGCCTTCACCAACGCCGTCAACGGCGTGCCGCAGGACCCGAAGACCGACGAAGACTCTGACGATTCCTGGGACAAGGGAGACCTGAAGTGA
- a CDS encoding roadblock/LC7 domain-containing protein, with product MIQQRGNMDWMLKELADDVPDIHQIVVLSADGLRIARHGGDPDVADRLAAACAGLQSLAAAVASEIPCSDGLMRLVVIEVTGGFFYLMAAGTGAYLAVLAGETVDAGLVGSRMRDMVVRIGAHLTSPPRHDGQAG from the coding sequence GTGATCCAGCAGCGGGGAAATATGGACTGGATGCTCAAGGAACTGGCCGACGACGTGCCCGACATTCACCAGATCGTGGTGCTCTCCGCCGACGGCCTGCGCATCGCCCGGCACGGCGGCGATCCCGATGTCGCCGACCGCCTCGCGGCGGCCTGCGCCGGACTGCAGAGCCTGGCCGCCGCCGTCGCCTCCGAAATCCCTTGCAGCGACGGCCTGATGCGCCTGGTCGTCATCGAAGTCACCGGCGGATTCTTCTACTTGATGGCGGCTGGAACGGGCGCCTACCTGGCCGTGCTGGCCGGTGAGACGGTCGACGCGGGGCTCGTCGGGTCACGGATGCGCGACATGGTCGTCAGGATCGGCGCCCACCTGACGAGCCCTCCGCGCCATGACGGGCAGGCCGGATGA
- a CDS encoding GTP-binding protein, producing the protein MDFRSSDTITGPRREDVLPTTATAAVKVVIVGGFGVGKTTMVGSVSEIRPLTTEETMTQAGVGVDDNFGVESKTATTVAMDFGRISISEELILYLFGTPGQERFWFLWNGLFEGALGAVVLIDTRRLEVSFDVIGRLEERGVPFVVAVNTFPDAPKHPVEALRSALDLPEEVPLIDCDARLRASSRDVLMTLMRYLHSLALPFA; encoded by the coding sequence ATGGACTTCAGAAGCTCTGACACGATCACCGGCCCCCGGCGCGAGGACGTCCTTCCCACCACGGCGACCGCCGCGGTGAAGGTCGTGATCGTCGGCGGGTTCGGGGTCGGCAAGACGACCATGGTCGGATCCGTCAGCGAGATCCGGCCACTGACCACCGAAGAGACCATGACCCAGGCCGGTGTCGGCGTGGACGACAACTTCGGGGTGGAGAGCAAGACCGCCACCACCGTCGCCATGGACTTCGGCCGGATCTCCATCAGTGAGGAACTGATCCTCTATCTGTTCGGCACCCCGGGCCAGGAAAGGTTCTGGTTCCTGTGGAACGGCCTGTTCGAAGGCGCCCTCGGCGCGGTGGTCCTCATCGACACCCGCCGCCTCGAAGTCAGCTTCGACGTCATCGGACGGCTGGAGGAACGCGGCGTCCCGTTCGTCGTCGCCGTCAACACCTTCCCCGACGCCCCGAAACACCCGGTCGAGGCGCTGCGCAGCGCCCTCGACCTTCCCGAAGAGGTTCCGTTGATCGACTGCGACGCCCGGCTGCGCGCCTCCAGCCGCGACGTACTGATGACGCTGATGCGCTATCTGCACAGTCTGGCCCTCCCGTTCGCCTGA
- a CDS encoding 6-phospho-beta-glucosidase, protein MKLTILGGGGFRVPLVYGALLADHAEGRVTAVTLYDTDADRLTAVARVLADQAATVPDAPAVNATTDLDEALRGADFVFSAIRVGGLAGRAADERVALDEGVLGQETVGAGGIAYGLRTVPVAVDLARRVARLAPNAWVINFTNPAGLVTEAMSRHLGDRVIGICDSPVGLGRRIARVLGADPDRARIDYVGLNHLGWVRALRVDGRDELPRLLAHPELLGSFEEGRLFGADWLRSLGAVPNEYLHYYYFNREAVRAYQDAEQTRGAFLREQQEGFYARMKDPAVPALRAWDRTRAEREATYMSENREVAGVGERDESDLESGGYEKVALALMRAVARNERTSLILNVRNRTTLSVLDADAVIEVPCLVDANGARPVAVDPLPYHAVGLVTAVKAVERAVLDAAESGSRAAAVKAFALHPLVDSVTVAGRLLDGYLKAHPQLAHLNRP, encoded by the coding sequence GTGAAGCTGACAATTCTGGGCGGCGGCGGATTCCGGGTTCCACTCGTGTACGGGGCGCTGCTCGCCGATCACGCCGAGGGCCGTGTCACCGCGGTCACCCTCTACGACACCGACGCCGACCGGCTCACCGCCGTGGCCCGGGTGCTCGCCGACCAGGCCGCGACCGTCCCGGACGCCCCCGCCGTCAACGCCACCACCGACCTCGACGAGGCACTGCGCGGCGCCGACTTCGTCTTCTCGGCGATCCGCGTCGGCGGCCTCGCGGGCCGGGCGGCCGACGAACGGGTCGCCCTCGACGAAGGCGTACTCGGCCAGGAGACGGTCGGCGCGGGCGGCATCGCGTACGGGCTGCGCACCGTGCCCGTCGCCGTCGACCTCGCGCGGCGCGTCGCGCGGCTCGCCCCGAATGCCTGGGTCATCAACTTCACCAATCCGGCGGGCCTGGTGACCGAGGCCATGTCCCGCCACCTGGGTGACCGGGTGATCGGCATCTGCGACTCCCCGGTGGGCCTCGGCCGCCGGATCGCCCGGGTGCTCGGCGCCGACCCCGACCGGGCCCGGATCGACTACGTCGGCCTCAACCACCTGGGCTGGGTCCGCGCACTGCGTGTCGACGGCCGCGACGAACTCCCGCGCCTGCTGGCGCACCCGGAACTGCTCGGCTCCTTCGAGGAGGGCCGGCTGTTCGGCGCCGACTGGCTGCGGTCGCTGGGTGCCGTCCCCAACGAGTATCTGCACTACTACTACTTCAACCGGGAGGCCGTGCGCGCCTACCAGGACGCCGAGCAGACCCGCGGCGCCTTCCTCCGCGAGCAGCAGGAGGGGTTCTACGCCCGGATGAAGGACCCCGCCGTCCCCGCGCTGCGGGCCTGGGACCGCACCCGCGCCGAACGCGAAGCCACCTACATGTCGGAGAACCGGGAGGTCGCCGGGGTCGGCGAGCGGGACGAGAGCGATCTGGAGTCCGGCGGCTATGAGAAGGTGGCGCTCGCCCTCATGCGGGCCGTCGCCCGCAACGAACGGACCTCGCTGATCCTCAACGTCCGCAACCGCACGACGCTTTCCGTGCTCGACGCGGACGCCGTCATCGAGGTGCCGTGCCTCGTCGACGCGAACGGCGCCCGTCCCGTCGCCGTCGACCCGCTTCCGTACCACGCCGTCGGTCTGGTCACCGCGGTCAAGGCCGTCGAACGCGCGGTGCTGGACGCGGCGGAGAGCGGCTCGCGGGCCGCCGCCGTGAAGGCCTTCGCGCTGCACCCGCTGGTCGACTCGGTGACGGTGGCCGGCCGTCTCCTCGACGGGTATCTGAAGGCCCATCCCCAACTGGCCCATCTGAACCGCCCTTAG
- a CDS encoding IclR family transcriptional regulator — translation MTEGRMYGKVATATGGAGGADGAGSAGSAGSAEDTAGAGGTEDSSGTGPARGYTIESLDTGLRLLRLFLTHDTLTVSEAAGLLSIGRSTAHRVLSTLEGRGFAVRESSGRGYSAGPELERLGRPAGFGTAVREQLGAVLDDALRRTGETVQSAALIGDRILVTDGRESPHPVRVMPERGRTHPAHATAGGKMLLSGMTSEELHALYPQEELPEVTPNTLTSRSALFAELDAIRSRGYALSRGESVPGLHAVAVAPAASSRRDRLALMASVPADRGDDAALARLVGELRRSAALFGPA, via the coding sequence ATGACCGAAGGACGGATGTACGGCAAGGTCGCCACAGCGACGGGCGGTGCGGGCGGTGCCGACGGTGCGGGCAGTGCGGGCAGTGCGGGCAGTGCGGAAGATACGGCCGGCGCAGGAGGCACGGAGGATTCGAGCGGTACGGGGCCGGCGCGCGGCTACACCATCGAGTCGCTGGACACCGGACTGCGGCTGCTGCGGCTGTTCCTGACGCATGACACGCTGACCGTCTCCGAGGCGGCCGGGCTGCTCTCCATCGGGCGGTCCACCGCCCACCGGGTACTCAGCACCCTCGAAGGACGCGGCTTCGCGGTCCGGGAATCCTCCGGGCGTGGCTACTCGGCAGGTCCGGAGCTGGAGCGGCTCGGGCGTCCGGCGGGCTTCGGCACGGCCGTCCGCGAACAGCTCGGAGCCGTACTGGACGACGCGCTACGGCGCACCGGCGAGACGGTGCAGAGCGCGGCGCTCATCGGCGACCGGATCCTGGTCACCGACGGCCGCGAGTCGCCGCACCCGGTCCGGGTGATGCCGGAGAGGGGCCGTACGCACCCCGCCCACGCCACCGCCGGCGGCAAAATGTTGCTCTCCGGGATGACATCGGAAGAACTCCACGCCCTCTATCCGCAGGAGGAACTTCCCGAGGTCACGCCGAACACCCTCACCTCACGGTCCGCACTGTTCGCGGAGCTCGACGCGATCCGCTCCCGCGGATACGCCCTCAGCCGCGGGGAGTCGGTCCCGGGCCTGCACGCCGTGGCCGTTGCGCCGGCCGCGTCGAGCCGCCGGGACCGGCTCGCCCTGATGGCCTCGGTACCCGCCGACCGCGGCGACGACGCGGCGCTCGCCCGCCTGGTCGGCGAACTGCGCCGGTCGGCCGCCTTGTTCGGCCCGGCCTGA
- the thrS gene encoding threonine--tRNA ligase, whose protein sequence is MHDHRKLGRELDLFDTDPLIGAGLPYWLPDGAVVRHTLEEYIRTAERRAGYRHVYSPVVGKRELYEISGHWSHYSDDMFPPMEVGGEQVVLRPSLCPHHALMYRSRSHSYRELPLRMAELGGMYRSELSGVLGGLTRVRAIQLNDAHIFCTLDQAAEEARDALELIRRAYGALGIGPARYRLSLPGPGGKYVAAPELWQRSTALLTDVLDRSGLPYEAAEGEAAFYGPKIDVQLVDSAGREFTLSTIQVDFHQPARFDLHYIGADGAKHRPVMIHRSIIGSVERAVAHLIEEHGGAFPAWLAPTQLAILPVSEAELPDAEAFARRCTALGLRAEIAGPERGTLGARIREARLVPYQAVIGAREAADDQVALRLRDGRRHDPRPADEVLARITTLIDAHSTDLWN, encoded by the coding sequence ATGCACGACCACCGCAAGCTCGGCCGCGAGCTGGACCTGTTCGACACCGATCCGCTGATCGGCGCCGGGCTGCCGTACTGGTTGCCCGACGGTGCTGTCGTACGGCACACCCTGGAGGAGTACATCCGCACCGCCGAGCGGCGGGCGGGCTACCGGCACGTGTACTCACCGGTGGTCGGCAAGCGGGAGCTGTACGAGATCTCCGGGCACTGGTCGCACTACAGCGACGACATGTTCCCGCCGATGGAGGTGGGCGGGGAGCAGGTCGTGCTCCGGCCCAGTCTGTGTCCGCACCACGCGCTCATGTACCGCTCCCGCTCCCACAGCTATCGCGAACTTCCCTTGCGCATGGCCGAGTTGGGAGGCATGTACCGCTCCGAACTCTCCGGGGTGCTCGGCGGACTGACCCGGGTGAGGGCCATCCAGCTGAATGACGCGCACATCTTCTGCACCCTGGACCAGGCCGCCGAGGAGGCACGGGACGCGCTGGAACTGATCCGCCGGGCGTACGGGGCACTGGGCATCGGCCCGGCCCGCTACCGGCTCTCCCTCCCGGGACCCGGCGGGAAGTATGTCGCCGCCCCCGAACTGTGGCAGCGGTCCACCGCCCTGCTGACTGACGTCCTCGACCGCTCCGGACTGCCCTACGAGGCGGCCGAGGGGGAAGCCGCTTTCTACGGCCCCAAGATCGATGTCCAGCTCGTCGACAGCGCCGGCCGGGAGTTCACCCTCTCCACCATTCAGGTCGACTTCCACCAGCCGGCCCGGTTCGACCTGCACTACATCGGTGCGGACGGCGCGAAACACCGGCCGGTGATGATCCACCGCAGCATCATCGGCAGCGTGGAGCGCGCCGTCGCCCACCTCATCGAGGAGCACGGCGGGGCCTTCCCTGCCTGGCTCGCCCCCACCCAGCTGGCGATTCTCCCGGTCTCCGAAGCCGAACTGCCGGACGCCGAGGCGTTCGCCAGGCGCTGCACCGCCCTCGGGCTGCGGGCCGAGATCGCCGGACCGGAACGCGGCACCCTGGGAGCCCGCATCCGGGAAGCCCGCCTGGTGCCCTACCAGGCCGTCATCGGTGCCAGGGAAGCCGCCGACGACCAGGTCGCCCTGCGCCTGCGCGACGGACGCCGGCACGACCCGCGGCCCGCCGATGAGGTCCTCGCCCGCATCACCACCCTCATCGACGCCCACAGCACCGACCTCTGGAACTAG
- a CDS encoding cytochrome P450, giving the protein MTTPFHYEPRAARGPVPPPECPAHGLGIGPGGLRRIYGPEAERDPNGLYDKLRAEHGSVAPVLLHGDVPAWLVLGHSENLHMTRTPSQFSRDSRRWRALQDGTVAPDHPLAPIFTWQPICVFADGATHERQRGAVTDSMGRIDTRGVRRHVNRYSNRLVNDFCQEGRVDLVSQFAERLPMMVMCAILGMPEEYNDRMVQAARDMTRGTATAVASNAYVVEALTRLVRRRRREPADDFATWLVEHPAGMTDQEVSEHLRLVLIASYEATANLIANVLRMVLTDPRFRARLSGGHMTVPEAVEQTLWDEPPFTAVFGRWAVGDTELGGQQIKAGDALIVGIAPANTDPVVRPDLKADMEGNRAHLAFSGGPHECPGQDIGRAIADVGVDALLMRLPDLELAVEESELSWIGNFMGRHLVELPADFAARPPQDDKEPPSMGRPNPQRQDGEVQPTVRHTAPTPGRAPAPAPAVMGTGAGATPAASAAGEPGGTPVGESAGQPAAGRIPQQRGETAPARLWRAVSRWWSGD; this is encoded by the coding sequence GTGACAACCCCCTTCCACTACGAGCCCCGAGCGGCCCGGGGGCCGGTTCCGCCCCCCGAGTGCCCGGCCCACGGCCTCGGTATCGGCCCCGGCGGGCTACGCCGGATCTACGGCCCGGAGGCCGAGCGGGACCCCAACGGGCTGTACGACAAGCTGCGCGCCGAACACGGCAGCGTGGCCCCCGTCCTGCTGCACGGGGACGTGCCGGCCTGGCTGGTCCTCGGCCACAGCGAGAACCTGCACATGACCCGGACCCCCTCGCAGTTCTCCCGCGACTCGCGGCGGTGGCGGGCCCTGCAGGACGGCACCGTCGCCCCGGACCACCCGCTCGCCCCGATCTTCACCTGGCAGCCGATCTGTGTCTTCGCCGACGGCGCCACCCACGAGCGCCAGCGCGGCGCGGTCACCGACAGCATGGGCCGCATCGACACCCGCGGGGTGCGCCGCCACGTCAACCGCTACAGCAACCGGCTCGTCAACGACTTCTGCCAGGAAGGCCGCGTCGACCTGGTCAGCCAGTTCGCCGAGCGGCTGCCGATGATGGTGATGTGCGCGATCCTCGGCATGCCCGAGGAGTACAACGACCGGATGGTCCAGGCCGCCCGCGACATGACCCGGGGCACGGCGACCGCCGTCGCGAGCAACGCGTACGTCGTCGAAGCGCTGACCCGGCTCGTCCGGCGCCGCCGGCGCGAACCCGCGGACGACTTCGCCACCTGGCTCGTCGAGCATCCGGCGGGGATGACCGACCAGGAGGTCAGCGAGCATCTGCGGCTGGTCCTCATCGCCTCGTACGAGGCGACCGCCAACCTGATCGCCAACGTCCTGCGGATGGTGCTCACCGACCCCCGCTTCCGGGCCCGGCTCAGCGGCGGTCACATGACGGTGCCCGAAGCGGTCGAGCAGACGCTGTGGGACGAGCCGCCGTTCACCGCGGTCTTCGGTCGCTGGGCGGTCGGCGACACGGAACTCGGCGGTCAGCAGATCAAGGCGGGTGACGCCCTGATCGTCGGCATCGCACCGGCCAACACCGATCCCGTCGTACGGCCCGACCTCAAGGCCGACATGGAGGGCAACCGCGCCCACCTCGCGTTCAGCGGCGGCCCCCACGAATGCCCCGGGCAGGACATCGGACGCGCCATCGCCGACGTCGGCGTCGACGCCCTGCTGATGCGCCTCCCGGACCTCGAACTCGCGGTCGAAGAGAGCGAGCTGAGCTGGATCGGGAACTTCATGGGCCGGCATCTGGTGGAGCTCCCGGCGGACTTCGCCGCGCGTCCACCGCAGGACGACAAGGAACCGCCGTCGATGGGAAGGCCGAACCCGCAGCGCCAGGACGGGGAGGTCCAGCCGACGGTCCGGCACACCGCCCCCACACCCGGCCGCGCCCCCGCTCCGGCCCCTGCCGTCATGGGCACGGGGGCGGGTGCGACGCCCGCGGCGTCGGCTGCCGGCGAGCCCGGAGGCACCCCTGTCGGGGAGTCCGCCGGACAGCCCGCCGCCGGGCGCATTCCGCAGCAGCGGGGCGAGACCGCACCGGCGCGGCTGTGGCGTGCCGTTTCGCGCTGGTGGAGCGGCGACTGA